A stretch of the Crassostrea angulata isolate pt1a10 unplaced genomic scaffold, ASM2561291v2 HiC_scaffold_107, whole genome shotgun sequence genome encodes the following:
- the LOC128169218 gene encoding uncharacterized protein LOC128169218 yields the protein MDPRRCAQDVLRCHICDTHTFLHCEICQIHLCKACVGDHLSDEAKDHKVVPIKKRESTPTCSKHSKQCVIHCEQCDIPICVQCISSGEHEQHRKVDILKSFEKKKEVLQRDLEELEKIIYPQYQDIISKIQTEKVDISIHFEKQRTEIKKHGDDWHREIDTITNKLTTDVNSMESNSLAALCGEEINITCVMSEITQFITDLQTVLESNDISFTFAYQSRNSDFKEMHSLRKLAPPKGIFTPQKIEKEHIYQQFGSLLLSDEYGFAVIFASHDFSPNERPGTEKPQIIREIKTEHEEINRLYSVCCQSDQEVWTCSDDHIMRLFNLQGELVKSIETKSGNKPKDIAITKQGYLAYTDYINQTLNIVKEKKIQEIKLRKWRPHGVCTTASRDLLVIMDSDNNRESKVVRYCSSKEKEKQSVQFDTNGLPLYSPGGIKYINENRNEDICVSICWASAVVVVSRVGKFRFSYNGPSTSATRSFNPYGITTDSQRRILTADCNNHSIHILDQDGQFIRYIDNCNICCPYGLCVDTNDNLFVAEWKSGKMKLIQNYAF from the coding sequence ATGGATCCTCGACGTTGTGCCCAGGACGTGTTACGGTGTCACATCTGTGACACACATACCTTTTTGCACTGTGAAATTTGTCAAATTCATTTGTGTAAAGCGTGTGTTGGGGATCATCTTTCAGATGAAGCAAAAGACCATAAAGTTGTACCAATAAAAAAACGAGAATCCACTCCTACATGTTCTAAACACTCAAAACAATGCGTGATTCACTGTGAGCAATgcgacattcctatttgtgtgCAATGTATTTCTTCTGGTGAACATGAACAGCATAGAAAAGTGgacattttgaaaagttttgagaagaaaaaagAAGTACTGCAAAGAGATCTAGAAGAACTGGAGAAAATAATTTATCCACAATATCAAGACATTATTTCCAAAATCCAGACGGAAAAAGTCGATATAAGTATACACTTTGAGAAACAGAGAACAGAAATTAAGAAGCATGGAGATGAttggcacagagaaatagataCAATAACCAACAAACTTACAACAGACGTCAATAGTATGGAATCCAACAGTTTGGCCGCCTTATGTGGAGAGGAAATTAACATCACTTGCGTAATGTCTGAAATCACACAGTTTATAACAGATCTCCAAACAGTTTTAGAGTCCAATGATATAAGCTTTACTTTTGCATATCAATCCCGGAATagtgattttaaagaaatgcaTTCTTTACGGAAATTGGCCCCACCAAAGGGTATATTTACGCCCCAAAAGATCGAAAAAGAACATATCtatcaacagtttggttctctctTATTATCAGATGAATATGGTTTTGCAGTAATTTTTGCTTCTCATGATTTTTCTCCGAATGAAAGACCGGGAACTGAAAAACCACAAATAATCAGAGAAATAAAAACTGAACATGAAGAAATAAATCGGCTGTACAGTGTGTGTTGTCAGAGTGATCAAGAAGTGTGGACGTGTAGCGATGACCATATCATGAGACTCTTCAACCTTCAAGGAGAATTAGTGAAGTCAATcgaaaccaagtcagggaataAACCAAAGGACATTGCAATAACAAAACAAGGCTATCTAGCATATACTGACTACATTAATCAAACTCTGAAcatagtaaaagaaaaaaagatacagGAGATAAAATTAAGGAAATGGAGACCCCATGGTGTCTGTACGACTGCCTCTCGTGACCTCCTGGTAATCATGGACAGTGATAATAACAGAGAATCAAAAGTCGTGCGTTACTGTAGCTCAAAAGAAAAGGAGAAACAAAGTGTCCAGTTTGATACTAACGGTCTCCCTCTGTATTCACCTGGTGGCATAAAATACATTAATGAAAATAGGAATGAAGATATCTGTGTATCTATCTGTTGGGCCAGTGCAGTAGTAGTGGTCAGCCGAGTCGGGAAATTTCGCTTTTCATACAATGGGCCATCCACTTCTGCCACCAGATCATTTAATCCTTACGGCATCACCACAGACAGCCAGCGTCGGATCCTGACGGCTGACTGTAACAACCACAGTATCCATATCCttgatcaggacggacagttcatccgctacattgacaactgcaATATATGTTGTCCATacggtttatgtgtggacaccaacGACAACCTGTTTGTGGCTGAGTGGAAATCGGGGAAAAtgaaattgattcaaaattacGCGTTCTAG
- the LOC128169222 gene encoding battenin-like — protein MKERRRNVISAYSSGTGGAGIIGALPYAGLTSAGLSPRKTLLVMTIIPALMFISFSIVIKKPRQFYQKEYIVKYSEDTSSLLKESEDADDKIKGRLTLKEKLLLLKPLMKYMIPLCLVYIAEYFINQGLYELLYFNHIWLSEKEQYRWYQVDYQLGVFISRSSVNVFKINKLWTLPVLQCVNVAILTAQVFLRFIPNIWIIFALVLFEGLLGGAAFVNTFYKISEDIEAEFKEFSLAAATIADSVGISIAGAISIPAHNHIRSLNLKM, from the exons ATGAAAGAAAGAAGGAG GAATGTTATATCAGCGTACTCGTCGGGAACTGGTGGCGCTGGGATAATTGGTGCTCTGCCGTACGCCGGTTTGACGTCGGCCGGTCTGTCACCTAGAAAGACGTTACTTGTGATGACTATCATACCTGCCCTCATGTTTATCAG CTTCTCTATTGTGATAAAGAAACCCAGACAGTTCTATCAAAAAGAATACATTGTCAAATACAGTGAGGACACCAGTAGTCTGCTGAAAGAATCAGAAGATGCAGATG ataaaataaaaggaagattaacattgaaagaaaaattactcCTTTTAAAA CCACTGATGAAATACATGATACCTCTGTGTTTAGTGTACATCGCTGAATACTTTATTAATCAGGGATTA TATGAACTTCTGTATTTTAATCACATTTGGCTCTCTGAGAAAGAACAGTATAGATG GTATCAAGTGGACTACCAGTTAGGCGTGTTCATCTCCAGGTCATCTGTCAATGTGTTCAAAATCAACAAACTGTGGACTCTTCCAGTGTTACag TGTGTTAATGTTGCAATACTCACAGCCCAAGTCTTTCTGCGGTTCATCCCCAATATCTGGATCATCTTCGCCCTTGTCCTGTTTGAGGGACTTTTGGGGGGAGCCGCCTTTGTCAATACGTTCTACAAGATCTCAGAggat ATTGAGGCAGAATTCAAGGAATTTAGCCTGGCAGCTGCTACTATTGCTGACTCCGTGGGAATTTCTATCGCTGGTGCGATCTCCATTCCAGCTCACAACCATATACGTTCACTCAATCTGAAAATGTGA
- the LOC128169220 gene encoding uncharacterized protein LOC128169220 isoform X2, with protein sequence MALSESQIPPDAQHYLVCGTEDCKKNCQFYCNDCHQPMCEQCQDKHQKNEKTKNHEVVPYKQRKRTIPVEKCKIHPTKEMVILCEECQIPLCYKCTTTKEHRGHVFTDLEMVFDEKVSLCQEEIAKIRNYFEPTSQDLKKDIAGDVKEIKKIMEGLKTSMKAEAEAVKKLVDTVTSDKIERVNKIEQSLLETLYGQNQDIDDYINYLNDLIKTFYSYLSPSNIEQLTFALNSENLIIRPIPETSTPVPPVFTAGQYSKEDVAKLLGKIIVPNIKPENRKIKPMETASTQLKPTGKQRKQDREKYDMKQTLCLSSSVTKVREYTVSGVPSVFQISLGKSGRLWASDEVGNLVQTDLQGNQLKKIKTRRGYGYHTVTQDGDLIYTDTDNKVIKRITPNNTITGFIKTGNWRPVSIHSSHINGDILVGMMKDKEAKVTRYNKTGKEIQNIQRDNKRQGLYGDPHYITENINGDVCVSDYNKHDVVVVYKSGQHRFFYTGQGSEFNPYGICTDVLGHILVSDDISKTVHLLDQDGQFLSLLLTEQQEVKYPRSVCVDDENNLWVGQWLSNTVTVYKYLQ encoded by the coding sequence ATGGCATTATCTGAATCACAAATTCCACCCGACGCCCAGCATTACTTGGTGTGTGGCACTGAAGACTGTAAGAAGAACTGCCAGTTTTACTGCAATGACTGTCACCAACCAATGTGTGAACAATGCCAAGATAAACATCAGAAAAATGAGAAAACCAAGAACCATGAAGTGGTTCCTTATAAACAACGCAAACGAACAATTCCTGTAGAGAAATGCAAGATCCACCCCACGAAAGAAATGGTTATTCTCTGCGAGGAATGTCAAATACCACTTTGTTACAAATGTACAACCACAAAAGAACATCGCGGTCATGTGTTTACCGATCTAGAAATGGTCTTTGATGAAAAGGTTTCGCTATGTCAAGAAGAAATTGCcaaaattagaaattatttCGAACCAACTTCTCAAGATTTGAAAAAGGATATTGCTGGTGATGTCAAAGAAATAAAGAAGATCATGGAAGGTTTAAAAACATCAATGAAGGCTGAAGCTGAGGCTGTGAAAAAGCTGGTAGACACAGTCACATCAGATAAAATAGAACGAGTCAACAAAATAGAACAGTCATTATTAGAAACATTATACGGCCAAAACCAAGATATTGATGATTATATCAACTATCTCaatgatttaatcaaaacattttacagTTACCTATCCCCTTCAAACATAGAACAATTAACATTTGCTCTCAATTCAGAAAATCTTATCATAAGGCCCATACCAGAGACATCCACACCTGTCCCACCCGTATTTACTGCTGGTCAATATAGCAAGGAAGATGTCGCCAAACTACTGGGTAAAATAATTGTTCCTAATATTAAACCagagaacagaaaaataaagcCCATGGAGACTGCCTCTACACAGTTGAAACCTACAGGGAAACAGAGAAAACAAGACAGAGAGAAATATGACATGAAACAAACACTGTGTCTGTCTTCCTCTGTCACCAAGGTCAGAGAGTACACAGTATCAGGTGTTCCCAGTGTATTTCAGATATCACTGGGTAAATCAGGCAGACTCTGGGCCAGTGATGAAGTTGGTAACCTTGTCCAAACAGATCTACAGGGGAATCAGCTAAAGAAGATAAAAACCAGACGTGGATATGGctaccacacagtcacacaggacGGGGATCTGATCTATACAGACACAGACAACAAAGTCATTAAAAGGATAACACCAAATAATACAATCACTGGATTCATTAAAACAGGAAACTGGAGACCAGTCAGTATACACTCCTCCCACATCAACGGGGACATACTTGTGGGGATGATGAAGGATAAAGAGGCTAAAGTCACCAGGTACAACAAGACAGGGaaagaaatacagaacatacagaGAGACAACAAAAGACAGGGACTGTATGGTGATCCAcactacatcacagaaaacatcaatggtgaTGTCTGTGTATCAGACTATAACAAACATGATGTAGTGGTGGTGTATAAATCAGGACAACACAGGTTCTTCTACACAGGTCAGGGGTCAGAGTTTAATCCCTATGGAATATGTACTGATGTACTCGGTCACATCTTGGTGAGTGATGATATCAGTAAAACAGTTCATCTTCTGGATCAGGACGGTCAGTTCTTGTCTTTACTACTCACAGAACAACAAGAGGTAAAGTACCCCCGTAGTGTGTGTGTGGATGATGAGAACAATCTCTGGGTGGGACAATGGTTGAGTAACACAGTGACAGTGTACAAGTATCTACAGTGA
- the LOC128169220 gene encoding uncharacterized protein LOC128169220 isoform X1: MKLSWKLSLSTILSVLLSQMALSESQIPPDAQHYLVCGTEDCKKNCQFYCNDCHQPMCEQCQDKHQKNEKTKNHEVVPYKQRKRTIPVEKCKIHPTKEMVILCEECQIPLCYKCTTTKEHRGHVFTDLEMVFDEKVSLCQEEIAKIRNYFEPTSQDLKKDIAGDVKEIKKIMEGLKTSMKAEAEAVKKLVDTVTSDKIERVNKIEQSLLETLYGQNQDIDDYINYLNDLIKTFYSYLSPSNIEQLTFALNSENLIIRPIPETSTPVPPVFTAGQYSKEDVAKLLGKIIVPNIKPENRKIKPMETASTQLKPTGKQRKQDREKYDMKQTLCLSSSVTKVREYTVSGVPSVFQISLGKSGRLWASDEVGNLVQTDLQGNQLKKIKTRRGYGYHTVTQDGDLIYTDTDNKVIKRITPNNTITGFIKTGNWRPVSIHSSHINGDILVGMMKDKEAKVTRYNKTGKEIQNIQRDNKRQGLYGDPHYITENINGDVCVSDYNKHDVVVVYKSGQHRFFYTGQGSEFNPYGICTDVLGHILVSDDISKTVHLLDQDGQFLSLLLTEQQEVKYPRSVCVDDENNLWVGQWLSNTVTVYKYLQ; encoded by the exons atgaaattatcttggaaattatccctttcaactattttaagtgtacttctttcacag ATGGCATTATCTGAATCACAAATTCCACCCGACGCCCAGCATTACTTGGTGTGTGGCACTGAAGACTGTAAGAAGAACTGCCAGTTTTACTGCAATGACTGTCACCAACCAATGTGTGAACAATGCCAAGATAAACATCAGAAAAATGAGAAAACCAAGAACCATGAAGTGGTTCCTTATAAACAACGCAAACGAACAATTCCTGTAGAGAAATGCAAGATCCACCCCACGAAAGAAATGGTTATTCTCTGCGAGGAATGTCAAATACCACTTTGTTACAAATGTACAACCACAAAAGAACATCGCGGTCATGTGTTTACCGATCTAGAAATGGTCTTTGATGAAAAGGTTTCGCTATGTCAAGAAGAAATTGCcaaaattagaaattatttCGAACCAACTTCTCAAGATTTGAAAAAGGATATTGCTGGTGATGTCAAAGAAATAAAGAAGATCATGGAAGGTTTAAAAACATCAATGAAGGCTGAAGCTGAGGCTGTGAAAAAGCTGGTAGACACAGTCACATCAGATAAAATAGAACGAGTCAACAAAATAGAACAGTCATTATTAGAAACATTATACGGCCAAAACCAAGATATTGATGATTATATCAACTATCTCaatgatttaatcaaaacattttacagTTACCTATCCCCTTCAAACATAGAACAATTAACATTTGCTCTCAATTCAGAAAATCTTATCATAAGGCCCATACCAGAGACATCCACACCTGTCCCACCCGTATTTACTGCTGGTCAATATAGCAAGGAAGATGTCGCCAAACTACTGGGTAAAATAATTGTTCCTAATATTAAACCagagaacagaaaaataaagcCCATGGAGACTGCCTCTACACAGTTGAAACCTACAGGGAAACAGAGAAAACAAGACAGAGAGAAATATGACATGAAACAAACACTGTGTCTGTCTTCCTCTGTCACCAAGGTCAGAGAGTACACAGTATCAGGTGTTCCCAGTGTATTTCAGATATCACTGGGTAAATCAGGCAGACTCTGGGCCAGTGATGAAGTTGGTAACCTTGTCCAAACAGATCTACAGGGGAATCAGCTAAAGAAGATAAAAACCAGACGTGGATATGGctaccacacagtcacacaggacGGGGATCTGATCTATACAGACACAGACAACAAAGTCATTAAAAGGATAACACCAAATAATACAATCACTGGATTCATTAAAACAGGAAACTGGAGACCAGTCAGTATACACTCCTCCCACATCAACGGGGACATACTTGTGGGGATGATGAAGGATAAAGAGGCTAAAGTCACCAGGTACAACAAGACAGGGaaagaaatacagaacatacagaGAGACAACAAAAGACAGGGACTGTATGGTGATCCAcactacatcacagaaaacatcaatggtgaTGTCTGTGTATCAGACTATAACAAACATGATGTAGTGGTGGTGTATAAATCAGGACAACACAGGTTCTTCTACACAGGTCAGGGGTCAGAGTTTAATCCCTATGGAATATGTACTGATGTACTCGGTCACATCTTGGTGAGTGATGATATCAGTAAAACAGTTCATCTTCTGGATCAGGACGGTCAGTTCTTGTCTTTACTACTCACAGAACAACAAGAGGTAAAGTACCCCCGTAGTGTGTGTGTGGATGATGAGAACAATCTCTGGGTGGGACAATGGTTGAGTAACACAGTGACAGTGTACAAGTATCTACAGTGA